In Nomascus leucogenys isolate Asia chromosome 6, Asia_NLE_v1, whole genome shotgun sequence, one DNA window encodes the following:
- the POLG gene encoding DNA polymerase subunit gamma-1 isoform X3 — MSRLLWRKVAGATVGPGPVPAPGRWVSSSVPASDPSDGRRRRQQQQQQQQQQQPQQPQVPSSEGGQLRHNPLHIQMLSRGLHEQIFGQGGEMPGEAAVRRSVEHLQKHGLWGQPAAPLPDVELRLPPLYGDNLDQHFRLLAQKQSLPYLEAANLLLQAQLPPQPPRWAWAEGWTRYGPEGEAVPVAIPEERALVFDVEVCLAEGTCPTLAVAISPLAWYSWCSRRLVEERYSWTSQLSPADLIPLEVPAAASSPTQRDWQEQLVVGHNVSFDRAHIREQYLIQGSRMRFLDTMSMHMAISGLSSFQRSLWIAAKQGKHKVQHPTKQGQKSQRKARRGPAISSWDWLDISSVNSLAEVHRLYVGGPPLEKEPRELFVKGTMKDIRENFQDLMQYCAQDVWATHEVFQQQLPLFLERCPHPVTLAGMLEMGVSYLPVNQNWERYLAEAQGTYEELQREMKKSLMDLANDACQLLSGERYKDDPWLWDLEWDLQEFKQKKAKKVKKDPATASKLPIEGAGAPGDPMDQEDLGPCSEEEEFQQDVMARTCLQKLKGTTELLPKRPQHLPGHPGWYRKLCPRLDDPAWTPGPSLLSLQMRVTPKLMALTWDGFPLHYSERHGWGYLVPGRRDNLAKLPTGTTLESAGVVCPYRAIESLYRKHCLEQGKQQLMPQEAGLAEEFLLTDNSAIWQTVEELDYLEVEAEAKMENLRAAVPGQPLAPTAPGGPKDTQPNYHHGNGPYNDVDIPGCWFFKLPHKDGNSCNVGSPFAKDFLPKMEDGTLQAGPGGASGPRALEINKMISFWRNAHKRISSQMVVWLPRSALPRAVIRHPDYDEEGLYGAILPQVVTAGTITRRAVEPTWLTASNARPDRVGSELKAMVQAPPGYTLVGADVDSQELWIAAVLGDAHFAGMHGCTAFGWMTLQGRKSRGTDLHSKTATTVGISREHAKVFNYGRIYGAGQPFAERLLMQFNHRLTQQEAAEKAQQMYAATKGLRWSQWKKWEVAAERAWKGGTESEMFNKLESIATSDIPRTPVLGCCISRALEPSAVQGEFMTSRVNWVVQSSAVDYLHLMLVAMKWLFEEFAIDGRFCISIHDEVRYLVREEDRYRAALALQITNLLTRCMFAYKLGLNDLPQSVAFFSAVDIDRCLRKEVTMDCKTPSNPTGMERRYGIPQGEALDIYQIIELTKGSLEKRSQPGP; from the exons ATGAGCCGCCTGCTCTGGAGGAAGGTGGCCGGCGCCACCGTCGGGCCAGGGCCGGTTCCAGCTCCGGGGCGCTGGGTCTCCAGCTCCGTCCCCGCGTCCGACCCCAGCgacgggcggcggcggcggcagcagcagcagcagcagcagcagcaacagcagcctCAGCAGCCGCAAGTGCCATCCTCGGAGGGCGGGCAGCTTCGGCACAACCCATTGCACATCCAGATGCTCTCGAGAGGGCTGCACGAGCAAATCTTCGGGCAAGGAGGGGAGATGCCCGGCGAGGCCGCGGTGCGCCGCAGCGTCGAGCACCTGCAGAAGCACGGGCTCTGGGGGCAGCCAGCCGCCCCCTTGCCCGACGTGGAGCTGCGCCTGCCGCCCCTCTACGGGGACAACCTGGACCAGCACTTCCGCCTCCTGGCCCAGAAGCAGAGCCTGCCCTACCTGGAGGCGGCCAACTTGCTGTTGCAGGCCCAGCTGCCCCCGCAGCCCCCGCGTTGGGCCTGGGCGGAGGGCTGGACCCGCTACGGCCCCGAGGGGGAGGCCGTACCCGTGGCCATCCCCGAGGAGCGGGCCCTGGTGTTCGACGTGGAGGTCTGCTTGGCAGAGGGAACTTGCCCCACATTGGCGGTGGCCATATCCCCCTTGGCCTG GTATTCCTGGTGCAGCCGGCGGCTGGTGGAAGAGCGTTACTCTTGGACCAGCCAGCTGTCGCCGGCTGACCTCATACCCCTGGAGGTCCCTGCTGCTGCCAGCAGCCCCACCCAGAGAGATTGGCAGGAGCAGTTAGTGGTGGGGCACAATGTTTCCTTTGACCGAGCTCATATCAGGGAGCAGTACCTGATCCAG ggtTCCCGCATGCGTTTCCTGGACACCATGAGCATGCACATGGCCATCTCAGGGCTAAGTAGCTTCCAGCGCAGTCTGTGGATAGCAGCCAAGCAGGGCAAGCACAAGGTCCAGCACCCCACAAAGCAAGGCCAGAAGTCCCAGAGGAAAGCCAGAAGAGGCCCAGCG ATCTCATCCTGGGACTGGCTGGACATCAGCAGCGTCAACAGTCTGGCAGAGGTGCACAGACTTTATGTAGGGGGGCCTCCCTTAGAGAAGGAGCCTCGAGAACTGTTTGTGAAGGGCACCATGAAGGACATTCGTGAGAACTTCCAG GACCTGATGCAGTACTGTGCCCAGGACGTGTGGGCCACCCATGAGGTTTTCCAGCAGCAACTACCGCTCTTCTTGGAGAG GTGTCCCCACCCAGTGACTCTGGCCGGCATGCTGGAGATGGGTGTCTCCTACCTGCCTGTCAACCAGAATTGGGAGCGTTACCTGGCAGAGGCACAGGGCACTTATGAAGAGCTCCAGCGGGAGATGAAGAAGTCGTTGATGGATCTGGCCAATGACGCCTGCCAGCTGCTCTCAGGAGAGAG GTACAAAGACGACCCCTGGCTCTGGGACCTGGAGTGGGACCTGCAAGAATTTAAGCAGAAGAAAGCTAAGAAGGTGAAGAAGGACCCAGCCACAGCCAGCAAGTTGCCCATCGAGGGGGCTGGGGCCCCTGGTGACCCCATGGATCAGGAAG ACCTCGGCCCctgcagtgaggaggaggagttTCAACAAGATGTCATGGCCCGCACCTGCTTGCAGAAGCTGAAGGGGACCACAGAGCTCCTGCCCAAGCGGCCCCAGCACCTTCCTGGACACCCTGG ATGGTACCGGAAGCTCTGCCCCCGGCTAGACGACCCTGCATGGACCCCAGGCCCCAgcctcctcagcctgcagatgcgGGTCACACCTAAACTCATGGCACTGACCTGGGATGGCTTCCCTCTGCACTACTCAGAGCGTCATGGCTGGGGCTACCTGGTGCCTGGGCGGCGGGACAACCTGGCCAAGCTGCCGACAGGTACCACCCTGGAGTCAGCTGGGGTGGTCTGCCCCTACAG AGCCATCGAGTCCCTGTACAGGAAGCACTGTCTTGAACAGGGGAAGCAGCAGCTGATGCCCCAGGAGGCCGGCCTGGCCGAGGAGTTCCTGCTCACTGACAATAGTGCCATATGGCAAACG GTAGAAGAACTGGATTACTTAGAAGTGGAGGCTGAGGCCAAGATGGAGAACTTGCGAGCTGCAGTGCCAGGTCAACCCCTAGCTCCG ACTGCCCCTGGTGGCCCCAAGGACACCCAGCCCAACTATCACCATGGCAATGGACCTTACAACGACGTGGACATCCCTGGCTGCTGGTTTTTCAAGCTGCCTCACAAG GATGGTAATAGCTGTAATGTGGGAAGCCCCTTTGCCAAGGACTTCCTGCCCAAGATGGAGGATGGCACCCTGCAGGCTGGCCCAGGAGGTGCCAGTGGGCCCCGTGCTCTGGAAATCAACAAAATGATTTCTTTCTGGAGGAACGCCCATAAACGTATCAG CTCCCAGATGGTGGTGTGGCTGCCCAGGTCAGCTCTGCCCCGTGCTGTGATCAG GCACCCTGACTATGATGAGGAAGGCCTCTATGGGGCCATCCTGCCCCAGGTGGTGACTGCCGGCACCATCACTCGCCGGGCTGTGGAGCCCACATGGCTCACTGCCAGCAATGCCCGG CCTGACCGAGTAGGCAGTGAGTTGAAAGCCATGGTGCAGGCCCCACCTGGCTACACCCTTGTGGGTGCTGATGTGGACTCCCAAGAGCTGTGGATTGCAGCTGTGCTTGGAGACGCCCACTTTGCCGGCATGCATG GCTGCACAGCCTTTGGGTGGATGACACTGCAGGGCAGGAAGAGCAGGGGCACTGACCTACACAGTAAGACGGCTACTACTGTGGGCATCAGCCGTGAGCATGCCAAAGTCTTCAACTACGGCCGCATCTATGGTGCTGGGCAGCCGTTTGCTGAGCGCTTACTAATGCAGTTCAACCACCGGCTCACACAGCAGGAGGCAGCTGAGAAGGCCCAGCAGATGTACGCTGCCACCAAGGGCCTTCGCTG GTCACAGTGGAAGAAGTGGGAGGTGGCTGCTGAACGGGCATGGAAAGGGGGCACGGAGTCAGAAATGTTCAATAAGCTTGAGAGCATTGCTACGTCTGACATACCACGTACCCCGGTGCTGGGCTGCTGCATCAGCCGAGCCCTGGAGCCCTCGGCTGTCCAGGGAGAG TTTATGACCAGCCGTGTGAATTGGGTGGTACAGAGCTCTGCTGTTGACTACTTACACCTCATGCTTGTGGCCATGAAGTGGCTGTTTGAAGAGTTTGCCATAGACGGGCGCTTCTGCATCAGCATCCATGACGAGGTTCGCTACCTGGTGCGGGAGGAGGACCGCTACCGCGCTGCCCTGGCCTTGCAGATCACCAACCTCTTGACCAG GTGCATGTTTGCCTACAAGCTGGGTCTGAATGACTTGCCCCAGTCAGTCGCCTTTTTCAGTGCAGTCGATATTGACCGGTGCCTCAGGAAGGAAGTGACCATGGATTGTAAAACACCTTCCAACCCAACTGGGATGGAAAGGAGATACGGGATTCCCCAGG GTGAAGCGCTGGATATTTACCAGATAATTGAACTCACCAAAGGCTCCTTGGAAAAACGAAGCCAGCCTGGACCATAG
- the POLG gene encoding DNA polymerase subunit gamma-1 isoform X4, giving the protein MSRLLWRKVAGATVGPGPVPAPGRWVSSSVPASDPSDGRRRRQQQQQQQQQQQPQQPQVPSSEGGQLRHNPLHIQMLSRGLHEQIFGQGGEMPGEAAVRRSVEHLQKHGLWGQPAAPLPDVELRLPPLYGDNLDQHFRLLAQKQSLPYLEAANLLLQAQLPPQPPRWAWAEGWTRYGPEGEAVPVAIPEERALVFDVEVCLAEGTCPTLAVAISPLAWYSWCSRRLVEERYSWTSQLSPADLIPLEVPAAASSPTQRDWQEQLVVGHNVSFDRAHIREQYLIQGSRMRFLDTMSMHMAISGLSSFQRSLWIAAKQGKHKVQHPTKQGQKSQRKARRGPAISSWDWLDISSVNSLAEVHRLYVGGPPLEKEPRELFVKGTMKDIRENFQDLMQYCAQDVWATHEVFQQQLPLFLERCPHPVTLAGMLEMGVSYLPVNQNWERYLAEAQGTYEELQREMKKSLMDLANDACQLLSGERYKDDPWLWDLEWDLQEFKQKKAKKVKKDPATASKLPIEGAGAPGDPMDQEDLGPCSEEEEFQQDVMARTCLQKLKGTTELLPKRPQHLPGHPGWYRKLCPRLDDPAWTPGPSLLSLQMRVTPKLMALTWDGFPLHYSERHGWGYLVPGRRDNLAKLPTGTTLESAGVVCPYRAIESLYRKHCLEQGKQQLMPQEAGLAEEFLLTDNSAIWQTVEELDYLEVEAEAKMENLRAAVPGQPLAPTAPGGPKDTQPNYHHGNGPYNDVDIPGCWFFKLPHKLPDGGVAAQVSSAPCCDQPDRVGSELKAMVQAPPGYTLVGADVDSQELWIAAVLGDAHFAGMHGCTAFGWMTLQGRKSRGTDLHSKTATTVGISREHAKVFNYGRIYGAGQPFAERLLMQFNHRLTQQEAAEKAQQMYAATKGLRWYRLSDEGEWLVRELHLPVDRTEGGWISLQDLRKVQREAARKSQWKKWEVAAERAWKGGTESEMFNKLESIATSDIPRTPVLGCCISRALEPSAVQGEFMTSRVNWVVQSSAVDYLHLMLVAMKWLFEEFAIDGRFCISIHDEVRYLVREEDRYRAALALQITNLLTRCMFAYKLGLNDLPQSVAFFSAVDIDRCLRKEVTMDCKTPSNPTGMERRYGIPQGEALDIYQIIELTKGSLEKRSQPGP; this is encoded by the exons ATGAGCCGCCTGCTCTGGAGGAAGGTGGCCGGCGCCACCGTCGGGCCAGGGCCGGTTCCAGCTCCGGGGCGCTGGGTCTCCAGCTCCGTCCCCGCGTCCGACCCCAGCgacgggcggcggcggcggcagcagcagcagcagcagcagcagcaacagcagcctCAGCAGCCGCAAGTGCCATCCTCGGAGGGCGGGCAGCTTCGGCACAACCCATTGCACATCCAGATGCTCTCGAGAGGGCTGCACGAGCAAATCTTCGGGCAAGGAGGGGAGATGCCCGGCGAGGCCGCGGTGCGCCGCAGCGTCGAGCACCTGCAGAAGCACGGGCTCTGGGGGCAGCCAGCCGCCCCCTTGCCCGACGTGGAGCTGCGCCTGCCGCCCCTCTACGGGGACAACCTGGACCAGCACTTCCGCCTCCTGGCCCAGAAGCAGAGCCTGCCCTACCTGGAGGCGGCCAACTTGCTGTTGCAGGCCCAGCTGCCCCCGCAGCCCCCGCGTTGGGCCTGGGCGGAGGGCTGGACCCGCTACGGCCCCGAGGGGGAGGCCGTACCCGTGGCCATCCCCGAGGAGCGGGCCCTGGTGTTCGACGTGGAGGTCTGCTTGGCAGAGGGAACTTGCCCCACATTGGCGGTGGCCATATCCCCCTTGGCCTG GTATTCCTGGTGCAGCCGGCGGCTGGTGGAAGAGCGTTACTCTTGGACCAGCCAGCTGTCGCCGGCTGACCTCATACCCCTGGAGGTCCCTGCTGCTGCCAGCAGCCCCACCCAGAGAGATTGGCAGGAGCAGTTAGTGGTGGGGCACAATGTTTCCTTTGACCGAGCTCATATCAGGGAGCAGTACCTGATCCAG ggtTCCCGCATGCGTTTCCTGGACACCATGAGCATGCACATGGCCATCTCAGGGCTAAGTAGCTTCCAGCGCAGTCTGTGGATAGCAGCCAAGCAGGGCAAGCACAAGGTCCAGCACCCCACAAAGCAAGGCCAGAAGTCCCAGAGGAAAGCCAGAAGAGGCCCAGCG ATCTCATCCTGGGACTGGCTGGACATCAGCAGCGTCAACAGTCTGGCAGAGGTGCACAGACTTTATGTAGGGGGGCCTCCCTTAGAGAAGGAGCCTCGAGAACTGTTTGTGAAGGGCACCATGAAGGACATTCGTGAGAACTTCCAG GACCTGATGCAGTACTGTGCCCAGGACGTGTGGGCCACCCATGAGGTTTTCCAGCAGCAACTACCGCTCTTCTTGGAGAG GTGTCCCCACCCAGTGACTCTGGCCGGCATGCTGGAGATGGGTGTCTCCTACCTGCCTGTCAACCAGAATTGGGAGCGTTACCTGGCAGAGGCACAGGGCACTTATGAAGAGCTCCAGCGGGAGATGAAGAAGTCGTTGATGGATCTGGCCAATGACGCCTGCCAGCTGCTCTCAGGAGAGAG GTACAAAGACGACCCCTGGCTCTGGGACCTGGAGTGGGACCTGCAAGAATTTAAGCAGAAGAAAGCTAAGAAGGTGAAGAAGGACCCAGCCACAGCCAGCAAGTTGCCCATCGAGGGGGCTGGGGCCCCTGGTGACCCCATGGATCAGGAAG ACCTCGGCCCctgcagtgaggaggaggagttTCAACAAGATGTCATGGCCCGCACCTGCTTGCAGAAGCTGAAGGGGACCACAGAGCTCCTGCCCAAGCGGCCCCAGCACCTTCCTGGACACCCTGG ATGGTACCGGAAGCTCTGCCCCCGGCTAGACGACCCTGCATGGACCCCAGGCCCCAgcctcctcagcctgcagatgcgGGTCACACCTAAACTCATGGCACTGACCTGGGATGGCTTCCCTCTGCACTACTCAGAGCGTCATGGCTGGGGCTACCTGGTGCCTGGGCGGCGGGACAACCTGGCCAAGCTGCCGACAGGTACCACCCTGGAGTCAGCTGGGGTGGTCTGCCCCTACAG AGCCATCGAGTCCCTGTACAGGAAGCACTGTCTTGAACAGGGGAAGCAGCAGCTGATGCCCCAGGAGGCCGGCCTGGCCGAGGAGTTCCTGCTCACTGACAATAGTGCCATATGGCAAACG GTAGAAGAACTGGATTACTTAGAAGTGGAGGCTGAGGCCAAGATGGAGAACTTGCGAGCTGCAGTGCCAGGTCAACCCCTAGCTCCG ACTGCCCCTGGTGGCCCCAAGGACACCCAGCCCAACTATCACCATGGCAATGGACCTTACAACGACGTGGACATCCCTGGCTGCTGGTTTTTCAAGCTGCCTCACAAG CTCCCAGATGGTGGTGTGGCTGCCCAGGTCAGCTCTGCCCCGTGCTGTGATCAG CCTGACCGAGTAGGCAGTGAGTTGAAAGCCATGGTGCAGGCCCCACCTGGCTACACCCTTGTGGGTGCTGATGTGGACTCCCAAGAGCTGTGGATTGCAGCTGTGCTTGGAGACGCCCACTTTGCCGGCATGCATG GCTGCACAGCCTTTGGGTGGATGACACTGCAGGGCAGGAAGAGCAGGGGCACTGACCTACACAGTAAGACGGCTACTACTGTGGGCATCAGCCGTGAGCATGCCAAAGTCTTCAACTACGGCCGCATCTATGGTGCTGGGCAGCCGTTTGCTGAGCGCTTACTAATGCAGTTCAACCACCGGCTCACACAGCAGGAGGCAGCTGAGAAGGCCCAGCAGATGTACGCTGCCACCAAGGGCCTTCGCTG GTATCGGCTGTCAGATGAGGGCGAGTGGCTGGTGAGGGAGTTGCACCTCCCAGTGGACAGGACTGAGGGTGGCTGGATTTCCCTGCAGGATCTGCGCAAGGTCCAGAGAGAAGCTGCAAGGAA GTCACAGTGGAAGAAGTGGGAGGTGGCTGCTGAACGGGCATGGAAAGGGGGCACGGAGTCAGAAATGTTCAATAAGCTTGAGAGCATTGCTACGTCTGACATACCACGTACCCCGGTGCTGGGCTGCTGCATCAGCCGAGCCCTGGAGCCCTCGGCTGTCCAGGGAGAG TTTATGACCAGCCGTGTGAATTGGGTGGTACAGAGCTCTGCTGTTGACTACTTACACCTCATGCTTGTGGCCATGAAGTGGCTGTTTGAAGAGTTTGCCATAGACGGGCGCTTCTGCATCAGCATCCATGACGAGGTTCGCTACCTGGTGCGGGAGGAGGACCGCTACCGCGCTGCCCTGGCCTTGCAGATCACCAACCTCTTGACCAG GTGCATGTTTGCCTACAAGCTGGGTCTGAATGACTTGCCCCAGTCAGTCGCCTTTTTCAGTGCAGTCGATATTGACCGGTGCCTCAGGAAGGAAGTGACCATGGATTGTAAAACACCTTCCAACCCAACTGGGATGGAAAGGAGATACGGGATTCCCCAGG GTGAAGCGCTGGATATTTACCAGATAATTGAACTCACCAAAGGCTCCTTGGAAAAACGAAGCCAGCCTGGACCATAG